One window of the Sporichthyaceae bacterium genome contains the following:
- a CDS encoding S1C family serine protease translates to MLRSMLVISVAMTAVAVVPAGPAAAVHKPDPAAKRAAQAVIPGLVYIQSQLSDGVIVGGTGMVLTRGGEVLTNYHLVHDEVTVGVFDLGDHRVHHAHVVGVDATHDVAVLQIEQVRDLPIVHLAHDPAEIGQAVVAVGNGGGRLGEHPGRITGTGRTLTAQDPEAGPETIRGLLQTDARLTPGDSGGPLVATTGPDAGRVVGMDTAGLFVRHGERTTPVAGYAIPIERALEIARRIEDRASTDQHEA, encoded by the coding sequence GTGCTGCGCTCGATGCTGGTGATCTCGGTTGCGATGACTGCTGTGGCCGTTGTGCCGGCCGGTCCGGCCGCGGCGGTGCACAAGCCCGACCCGGCCGCGAAACGCGCCGCGCAGGCCGTGATCCCGGGCCTGGTCTACATCCAGTCGCAGTTGTCCGACGGGGTGATCGTGGGCGGCACCGGGATGGTGCTCACGCGCGGCGGCGAGGTCCTGACCAACTACCACCTGGTGCACGACGAGGTCACCGTAGGCGTGTTCGATCTGGGCGACCACCGGGTGCACCACGCGCATGTGGTCGGCGTCGACGCGACCCACGACGTGGCGGTCCTGCAGATCGAGCAGGTCCGCGACCTGCCGATCGTGCACCTGGCGCACGACCCGGCCGAGATCGGCCAGGCGGTGGTCGCGGTCGGCAACGGCGGGGGCCGACTGGGCGAGCACCCGGGGCGGATCACCGGCACCGGCAGGACGCTGACCGCGCAGGACCCCGAGGCCGGCCCGGAGACGATCAGGGGACTGCTGCAGACCGACGCCCGACTCACCCCGGGGGACTCCGGCGGCCCGCTGGTCGCCACGACCGGTCCGGACGCCGGCCGGGTCGTCGGCATGGACACGGCCGGGCTGTTCGTGCGCCACGGCGAACGGACGACCCCGGTGGCCGGCTACGCCATCCCGATCGAGCGGGCCCTGGAGATCGCCCGCCGGATCGAGGAC